A single genomic interval of Anolis carolinensis isolate JA03-04 chromosome X, rAnoCar3.1.pri, whole genome shotgun sequence harbors:
- the rph3a gene encoding rabphilin-3A, whose translation MTDTVVGNSTNQWMYQNDRQMALRGGGKEPSPGGWSARGNQPEHGRKNEDLTDEEKEIINRVIARAEKMEEMEQERIGRLMNRLEDMRRNVSGDGVNRCILCGEQLGRLGSACVVCEDCKKNVCTKCGVQTTNNRPHNIWLCKICSEQREVWKRSGAWFFKGLPKQMLPQPMPITKEKGQPEPADQAPPTQDSKPYSRVQRHGQAEAPPPVEQESYGTEPTEASSRGNYPPVSRKPSEARMAPSGSEYTGEGTGSQDYVAENETHQSPGGTKRAGSAPGAAARPFSPASAPNASAPQTEQGPPAAGRQGPSPAGRFPERQGSLSMAPTQAEPVYSTPGPSRDERPSPGMAEKPMRQVAPYSQAAAPPAAPTPSRPPPQDEDEDEANSYDSDEATTLGALEFSLLYDQDKSSLQCTLIKAKGLKPMDSNGLADPYVKLHLLPGASKSNKLRTKTLRNTRNPVWNETLVYHGITDEDMQRKTLRISVCDEDKFGHNEFIGETRVALKKVKPNQKKNFNICLERVVPMKRGGTTGSSRGMALYEDEMDQGGDVEERGKILVSLMYSTQKGGLIVGIIRCVHLAAMDANGYSDPFVKICLKPDMGKKAKQKTQIKKKTLNPEFNEEFFYDIKHSDLAKKQLDVSVWDYDIGKSNDYIGGCQLGITAKGERLKHWYECLKNKDKKIERWHALQNENHVSSD comes from the exons ATGACCGACACGGTGGTTGGCAACAGCACCAATCAGTGGATGTACCAGAACGACCGGCAGATGGCCCTTCGAGGCGG TGGGAAAGAACC GTCCCCCGGCGGTTGGTCGGCCCGCGGCAACCAGCCAGAGCATGGACGGAAGAATGAAGATCTGACGGACGAGGAAAAGGAGATCATCAATCGGGTCATCGCTCGGGCGGAGAAGATGGAGGAGATGGAGCAAGAGCGCATTGG ACGCCTCATGAACCGCTTGGAGGACATGCGCCGGAACGTGTCGGGTGATGGGGTGAACCGCTGCATCTTGTGCGGGGAGCAGCTGGGGCGGCTGGGCTCGGCCTGCGTAGTCTGCGAGGACTGTAAAAAG AACGTCTGCACCAAATGTGGCGTCCAGACGACCAACAACCGGCCCCATAACATCTGGCTGTGCAAGATTTGCAGCGAACAGAGAGAG GTATGGAAACGTTCTGGAGCGTGGTTCTTCAAAGGGTTGCCCAAGCAGATGCTGCCTCAGCCGATGCCTATCACTAAGGAAAAAGGGCAACCAGAACCTGCCGACCAGGCACCTCCCACTCAGGACTCAAAGCCGTATTCTCGCGTGCAGAGACACG GCCAAGCTGAAGCGCCTCCTCCTGTGGAACAGGAATCCTATG GAACGGAGCCAACAGAGGCTTCCAGCCGGGGAAACTACCCGCCAGTGAGCCGCAAACCTTCTGAGGCCCGGATGGCGCCAAGTGGCAGTGAATACACTGGCGAAGGGACTGGAAGCCAGGATTACGTTGCCGAGAACGAAACCCACCAAAGCCCTGGAG GTACCAAGAGAGCTGGTTCTGCTCCTGGGGCTGCAGCGAGGCCATTTTCTCCGGCTTCTGCTCCAAATGCCTCTGCCCCGCAGACCGAACAAG GACCTCCTGCAGCAGGTAGACAAGGTCCCAGTCCCGCTGGCCGCTTCCCGGAAAGGCAAG GTAGCCTTTCAATGGCTCCCACCCAGGCTGAGCCAGTCTATTCCACCCCAGGCCCTTCCAGGGACGAGCGCCCGAGTCCTGGCATGGCGGAGAAGCCCATGCGGCAGGTGGCACCATATTCCCAAGCTGCTGCCCCGCCGGCCGCGCCAACTCCTTCCCGGCCGCCTCCACAAGACGAGGACGAGGACGAAGCCAACAGCTACGACTCCGACGAAGCCA CTACCTTGGGCGCCTTGGAGTTCAGCCTCTTATATGACCAAGACAAGAGCTCCTTGCAGTGCACTCTCATCAAGGCCAAG GGCCTGAAGCCAATGGACTCCAATGGGTTGGCAGATCCCTATGTGAAACTCCATCTTTTGCCGGGGGCCAGTAAG TCAAACAAACTGAGGACCAAGACTTTGAGGAACACCCGGAATCCGGTTTGGAATGAGACTTTGGTGTACCATGGCATCACCGATGAGGACATGCAGAGGAAGACACTCAG GATCTCGGTATGCGACGAGGACAAGTTTGGCCACAATGAGTTCATTGGCGAGACCAGAGTGGCCTTAAAGAAGGTGAAGCCGAACCAGAAGAAAAATTTCAACATCTGCTTGGAAAGAGTCGTTCCG ATGAAACGGGGTGGAACGACTGGCTCCTCACGTGGGATGGCCTTGTATGAAGACGAG ATGGACCAAGGCGGGGATGTCGAGGAGCGGGGAAAGATCCTGGTCTCTCTCATGTACAGCACCCAGAAAGGGGGGCTTATTGTCGGCATCATCCGCTGTGTCCACCTGGCAGCCATGGATGCCAACGGCTACTCAGACCCCTTTGTGAAAAT TTGCTTGAAGCCCGACATGGGGAAGAAAGCCAAGCAGAAGACGCAAATCAAGAAGAAGACCTTGAACCCCGAGTTCAACGAG gAATTTTTCTATGATATCAAGCACAGCGACCTGGCCAAGAAACAGCTCGATGTCTCGGTTTGGGATTATGACATTGGCAAATCCAATGACTACATTG GTGGCTGCCAACTGGGCATCACAGCCAAAGGCGAGCGCTTGAAACACTGGTACGAGTGCCTGAAGAACAAGGACAAGAAAATTGAGCGCTGGCACGCCTTACAGAACGAGAACCACGTCTCGAGCGACTAG